The stretch of DNA ATGGTGTCGTCCTCGCCGAGGACATGGCGGCCGAGTTCCATGCAGTCGGCGACGCTCTTGCCGTCCCTGGCGGATTCCAGAATGGCCTCGGTGATCAGCGCGACGGACTCGCTGTAGTTGAGCTTGAGGCCGCGGCCTTGGCGCTTGCGGGCCAGCTCGGCCACGACGTACACCAGCAGTTTGTCGATCTCGC from Streptomyces tsukubensis encodes:
- a CDS encoding urease subunit gamma, whose amino-acid sequence is MNLAPREIDKLLVYVVAELARKRQGRGLKLNYSESVALITEAILESARDGKSVADCMELGRHVLGEDDTMPGVREMLGLLQVEASFVDGTKLVSCHDPIGG